A genomic window from bacterium includes:
- a CDS encoding PIG-L family deacetylase, with product MRKRILFLLAHPDDETFGTGGTIARYARSGAEVHLATATRGEAGMVGDPPVTDREHLGEVRAGELMAAAEILGIARVHFLGFIDGQLTSVPREQLAERAVELIRRVRPHVLVGFGPDGVSRHPDHKVMCEVALSAFDRSADPTWHPGDGPIWAPFKLYQFEIAQEIFAGWDAPLSGVPRARLTAFIDTSEQVETKIRAFHCHKTQAKDTQRLLGRPGYREFARQETYVLARTRLPGLPLPEDDLLAGIPDE from the coding sequence ATGCGAAAACGAATCCTGTTCCTGTTGGCCCACCCGGACGACGAGACGTTCGGAACGGGCGGGACGATCGCGCGGTACGCCCGCTCGGGGGCGGAGGTGCACCTGGCGACGGCGACCCGGGGGGAGGCCGGGATGGTCGGCGATCCCCCCGTGACCGACCGGGAGCACCTTGGGGAAGTGCGCGCCGGGGAGCTGATGGCGGCCGCGGAGATCCTCGGGATCGCCAGGGTCCACTTCCTCGGGTTCATCGACGGGCAGCTGACGAGCGTGCCCAGGGAGCAGCTGGCGGAGCGGGCCGTCGAGCTGATCCGGCGGGTGCGGCCCCACGTCCTCGTCGGGTTCGGCCCCGACGGCGTATCGCGCCATCCCGACCACAAGGTCATGTGCGAGGTGGCCCTGTCGGCGTTCGACCGCTCCGCCGATCCGACGTGGCACCCCGGCGACGGCCCCATCTGGGCCCCCTTCAAGCTGTACCAATTCGAGATCGCGCAGGAGATCTTCGCGGGGTGGGACGCCCCCCTTTCCGGGGTCCCGCGCGCGCGGCTCACCGCGTTCATCGACACCTCGGAGCAGGTGGAGACGAAGATCCGCGCCTTCCATTGCCACAAGACCCAGGCGAAGGACACCCAGCGGCTCCTGGGACGTCCCGGCTACCGGGAGTTCGCGCGGCAGGAGACGTACGTCCTTGCCAGGACGCGGCTTCCCGGGCTACCCTTGCCCGAGGACGACCTGCTGGCGGGGATACCGGACGAGTAA
- a CDS encoding PAS domain-containing protein, giving the protein MVERKRKAGSTDMRNPSARGKPARSDAPRKAGRSPSPPAASPGGTGIKDPLYVVGIGASAGGLDAFEQFFINMPADSGMTFVLIPHLAPDHKSMMVELLKRYTKMSVFQAEDGMRADPNCVYIIPPDKDMGILNGTLQLLEPVERRGLRHSIDFFFRSLAEDQGERAVCIVLSGTGSEGALGLRAIKEKGGLVLVQDPKTTRYDGMPGSAIATGIVDHILPPDKMPGQLLRYIKHVGGRTVKPAVKTESESVDPLQKIFFLLRNHTGHDFSLYKQNTILRRIEKRMAVLQIGNMADYTAYLRSNPKEIDLLFRELLIRVTNFFRDREAFEIIKEKALPLIFKDLPPGQPVRIWVPACSTGEEAYSVAIVVQEHIGTLKQKCNVQIFATDIDKEAVDMARAGLYPDSIEVDVSPERLGRFFTKKAAAYKIKDEVRRMIVFAVQNIIKDPPFTKLQMISCRNVMIYFDGELQKKVLPVFRYALKPGGVLFLGSSETIGDHADMFSIVDRKWKIFRARDAEDIPAAAFKARTAAAPARAAGLEAAPAIQKREEASRELALPKGQKTGKGPPPPRKSGLRVTELHHELRSTKEQLQTTVEELETANQELGSTNEELQSANEELQSSLEEMETSREELQSTNEELVTINTELQHKAEEAARANNDVVNLIASTQIANIFLDNDSRIKRFTPATLSLLNLVESDIGRPFGDFSLKLDYPELEKDLEETMRTVALKERVVRHRDGSWYLARILPYRTMDNVIDGVVIAFIDITGQKRALEALQDALAYAEGIVETAREPLVVLDADLRVVTANKSFYQLFKTSRGDVERKCIYDLGNRQWNIPALRELLEKILPESVQLEDFEVANDFPEIGRRRMLLNARRIHQNGMQTRLILLAIEDITLDTRNNKRE; this is encoded by the coding sequence ATGGTGGAAAGAAAGAGGAAAGCCGGATCAACAGACATGCGGAATCCTTCCGCGCGGGGAAAACCCGCACGCTCCGACGCACCCCGGAAAGCAGGACGCTCGCCGTCTCCTCCGGCGGCATCTCCGGGCGGGACCGGAATAAAGGATCCCCTCTACGTCGTCGGCATAGGCGCCTCCGCCGGGGGGTTGGATGCTTTCGAGCAATTCTTCATCAACATGCCTGCCGACAGCGGCATGACCTTTGTCCTGATACCCCACCTGGCTCCCGACCATAAGAGCATGATGGTCGAACTGCTGAAGCGGTACACAAAAATGAGCGTCTTTCAGGCCGAAGACGGAATGCGGGCCGATCCGAATTGCGTGTACATCATTCCTCCCGATAAGGATATGGGCATCCTGAATGGGACGCTTCAGTTGCTGGAGCCTGTCGAGCGCAGGGGGTTGCGTCATTCCATCGACTTCTTTTTCCGCTCGCTGGCCGAGGACCAGGGAGAAAGGGCCGTCTGCATCGTGCTTTCGGGGACGGGAAGCGAGGGGGCATTGGGCTTGCGGGCGATCAAGGAAAAAGGCGGGCTGGTGCTCGTTCAGGACCCGAAAACCACCCGGTACGACGGCATGCCCGGCAGCGCCATCGCCACAGGCATCGTGGACCATATCCTGCCGCCCGACAAGATGCCCGGGCAATTACTGCGTTATATAAAACATGTCGGTGGACGCACCGTCAAACCGGCGGTCAAAACCGAAAGCGAATCTGTCGACCCCCTGCAAAAAATATTTTTTCTGCTACGGAACCATACAGGACATGATTTCTCGCTCTACAAACAGAATACGATCCTGCGCAGGATCGAAAAGCGAATGGCCGTTCTCCAGATCGGGAACATGGCGGATTACACCGCCTATCTCCGAAGCAATCCAAAAGAGATCGATCTGCTCTTTCGCGAGCTCCTGATCAGGGTCACCAATTTCTTCCGGGATCGCGAAGCCTTTGAGATCATCAAGGAGAAAGCGTTGCCGCTCATTTTCAAGGACCTGCCACCCGGGCAGCCCGTGCGCATCTGGGTCCCGGCCTGCTCGACCGGCGAAGAGGCCTATTCCGTAGCCATCGTCGTTCAGGAGCACATCGGCACGCTGAAACAGAAATGCAACGTGCAGATTTTCGCTACCGATATCGACAAAGAGGCCGTCGACATGGCACGCGCCGGGTTATATCCCGACAGCATCGAGGTTGATGTGTCGCCGGAGCGCCTGGGCCGCTTCTTCACCAAGAAAGCCGCCGCGTATAAAATCAAGGATGAGGTCCGGCGGATGATCGTCTTTGCCGTGCAGAATATCATCAAGGATCCGCCCTTTACGAAACTTCAGATGATCAGCTGCAGAAACGTCATGATCTATTTCGATGGGGAGCTGCAGAAAAAGGTACTCCCTGTCTTCCGTTACGCATTGAAGCCCGGCGGCGTTCTCTTTCTTGGATCTTCCGAGACCATTGGAGACCATGCCGACATGTTTTCCATTGTCGACAGGAAATGGAAGATTTTCCGGGCCAGGGACGCGGAGGATATTCCTGCGGCTGCCTTCAAGGCACGCACGGCGGCGGCGCCCGCGCGAGCCGCCGGATTGGAAGCGGCTCCTGCCATACAGAAGCGCGAAGAGGCAAGCAGGGAGCTCGCGCTTCCCAAAGGACAAAAAACGGGGAAGGGTCCTCCGCCCCCAAGGAAGTCGGGCCTTCGCGTCACGGAACTGCACCATGAGCTGCGGTCCACGAAGGAACAGCTCCAGACCACCGTCGAAGAGCTGGAAACCGCGAACCAGGAGCTTGGATCAACCAATGAGGAACTTCAGTCCGCGAACGAAGAACTGCAAAGCAGCCTCGAGGAGATGGAGACCTCCCGGGAGGAGCTCCAATCGACCAATGAAGAACTGGTGACCATCAATACGGAATTGCAGCATAAGGCGGAAGAAGCAGCTCGAGCCAATAATGACGTGGTTAATCTGATCGCCAGCACGCAGATCGCCAACATTTTCCTGGACAACGATTCGCGCATAAAACGCTTCACCCCCGCAACGCTCAGTCTGCTCAATCTCGTTGAATCCGATATCGGTCGGCCTTTCGGCGACTTTTCCTTGAAGCTGGACTACCCGGAGCTGGAGAAAGACCTCGAGGAGACGATGCGGACGGTCGCCTTGAAAGAGCGGGTCGTGAGGCACCGCGACGGGTCTTGGTACTTGGCGCGGATCCTGCCGTACCGGACCATGGACAACGTCATCGACGGGGTGGTGATCGCCTTCATCGACATCACCGGGCAGAAAAGGGCCCTGGAGGCGCTTCAGGACGCGCTCGCGTATGCCGAAGGGATCGTGGAAACGGCGCGTGAGCCGCTGGTCGTTCTCGATGCGGACCTCCGGGTGGTAACGGCGAACAAGTCGTTCTACCAGCTCTTCAAGACGTCCCGCGGCGATGTCGAGAGGAAATGTATTTACGATCTCGGGAACCGGCAGTGGAACATCCCGGCGCTGAGGGAGCTTCTGGAGAAAATACTTCCCGAAAGCGTCCAGCTCGAGGATTTCGAGGTTGCGAATGATTTTCCGGAGATAGGACGCAGAAGAATGCTGCTGAACGCCCGAAGAATTCACCAGAACGGCATGCAGACCCGGTTGATTCTTCTTGCGATCGAGGACATCACTCTCGACACTCGAAACAACAAACGGGAATAA
- a CDS encoding MBL fold metallo-hydrolase — translation MSTVTEIAPDVYRISTYEPQIQLQFNQFLVKDQEPLLFHTGMKGMFPVVREAVARILDPATIRWIGFSHFESDECGSLNEWLQAAPLAQPLCTVVAALVNVSDFASRAPRWILEEDILVTGKHRFRLLATHHLPHSWDAGILFEETNRTLFVSDLFLHGGDVEPLVDTDVVGRARKAMIDFQSTQLLNATPYSSATGRQMAKLAALQPETLAIMHGSSFAGDGGKAIRDLASAMKEVLGKAE, via the coding sequence ATGTCCACCGTCACCGAGATCGCACCGGACGTCTATCGCATTTCGACCTACGAACCCCAGATCCAGCTCCAGTTCAACCAATTCCTCGTCAAGGACCAGGAGCCGCTGCTCTTCCACACCGGCATGAAGGGGATGTTCCCGGTCGTGCGGGAAGCCGTGGCGCGGATCCTCGACCCCGCGACGATCCGGTGGATCGGATTCAGCCATTTCGAGTCGGACGAGTGCGGTTCCCTGAACGAGTGGCTCCAGGCGGCCCCCCTTGCGCAACCGCTCTGTACGGTCGTGGCGGCGCTCGTCAACGTTTCCGATTTCGCGTCCCGGGCGCCGCGCTGGATTCTGGAAGAGGACATTCTCGTCACCGGGAAGCATCGGTTCCGCCTCCTCGCCACCCATCACCTTCCGCACTCCTGGGATGCGGGGATCCTCTTCGAGGAGACGAACCGGACACTGTTCGTTTCGGACCTGTTCCTCCACGGGGGCGATGTGGAACCGCTTGTCGACACCGATGTGGTGGGGCGGGCACGAAAGGCGATGATCGACTTTCAATCCACGCAATTGCTGAACGCCACCCCGTACAGTTCCGCCACCGGGCGCCAGATGGCGAAACTTGCCGCACTCCAGCCGGAGACCCTGGCAATCATGCACGGCTCCTCGTTTGCGGGAGACGGCGGGAAAGCGATCCGCGACCTGGCATCGGCCATGAAGGAGGTTCTCGGAAAAGCGGAATGA
- a CDS encoding methionine synthase: MTGLPGPFPCTGVGSLPHLDPRTAVSEVLSRFREIPFWPQLPRRTPLEHMYPQYAAALPGASVVGERMTMKSGEALLPDAEAFYGTFLSGDLSPFAVPAERAAGLHALLTAGAGPFPAVKGQMTGPVSFGLMVCDREKKPAFHDPVGRDVLVKYLLRVAQWQADQLRRLSGTVILVLDEPYLASVGSAVISLPREEVIAALDEIFGGLPGVLCGIHCCANTDWGLVLASKVGYLSFDAYEYADSLLLYPEEVSSFLARGGALAFGVIPTAREAIAAETPESLADRMEGILDRYDSRGIPREAAARAALITPACGLGTLPEESAERALRLTVELSARLRTRYGKTP; encoded by the coding sequence ATGACCGGGTTGCCCGGCCCCTTCCCGTGCACCGGCGTGGGAAGCCTGCCGCACCTCGATCCCCGCACCGCCGTGTCCGAGGTCCTGTCCCGCTTCCGGGAGATCCCGTTCTGGCCCCAACTCCCCCGCCGGACGCCGCTCGAGCACATGTATCCGCAATACGCCGCGGCCCTGCCCGGGGCGTCGGTGGTGGGAGAGCGCATGACGATGAAGAGCGGGGAGGCGCTCCTGCCGGACGCGGAGGCGTTCTACGGGACGTTCCTCTCCGGCGATCTCTCCCCCTTCGCCGTCCCCGCGGAGCGCGCGGCAGGGCTGCACGCGCTCCTTACGGCGGGCGCCGGTCCCTTTCCCGCGGTGAAAGGCCAGATGACCGGACCCGTTTCCTTCGGCCTCATGGTATGCGACCGGGAGAAGAAACCGGCCTTCCACGACCCCGTGGGGCGGGACGTCCTGGTCAAGTACCTGCTCCGCGTCGCCCAGTGGCAGGCCGACCAGCTTCGCCGCCTGTCCGGAACCGTGATCCTCGTGCTGGACGAGCCGTACCTCGCCTCCGTGGGCTCCGCCGTCATCTCGCTCCCGCGGGAAGAGGTGATCGCCGCCCTCGACGAGATCTTCGGCGGGCTCCCCGGAGTCCTGTGCGGGATCCACTGCTGCGCGAACACCGACTGGGGGCTGGTACTGGCCTCGAAGGTCGGCTACCTCTCCTTCGACGCCTACGAGTACGCCGACTCGCTACTCCTCTACCCGGAAGAGGTCTCCTCGTTCCTCGCCCGCGGCGGCGCGCTCGCCTTCGGGGTGATCCCCACCGCGCGCGAGGCGATCGCGGCCGAGACGCCGGAATCGCTCGCCGACCGGATGGAGGGGATTCTCGACCGGTACGACTCCCGGGGGATTCCACGGGAAGCGGCGGCCCGCGCCGCCTTGATCACCCCCGCGTGCGGCCTCGGCACCTTGCCCGAGGAGTCCGCGGAGCGCGCGCTGCGGCTGACCGTGGAACTGTCGGCCCGGCTGCGGACCCGGTACGGGAAGACCCCTTAG